In Oscillatoria acuminata PCC 6304, a single window of DNA contains:
- the secE gene encoding preprotein translocase subunit SecE, with product MAKKNEADQETASGFNPAEFFQETKEELAKVVWPSRQQVISESLAVLSMVALIASLIYFIDKFFGWAATQVFG from the coding sequence GTGGCAAAGAAAAACGAAGCAGACCAAGAAACAGCAAGCGGTTTCAATCCCGCAGAGTTTTTCCAGGAAACAAAAGAAGAACTGGCTAAGGTAGTTTGGCCATCTCGGCAGCAGGTAATTAGTGAATCGTTGGCCGTCCTCTCGATGGTCGCCTTAATTGCCAGCTTAATCTATTTCATCGATAAATTTTTTGGTTGGGCAGCTACACAGGTGTTCGGATGA
- a CDS encoding Hsp20/alpha crystallin family protein — translation MRTLMNLDLLREVDAWGRQFEQLLTEQPPCQRPEMGRVWQPAIELEETENSFVLRVEVPGLTGEEIDVQASRFQVAIAAQRQPPTPVSQNSGYLRSELNYGKLRRVVPLPKPIVPDRIEAQLNNGILTLTLPKFSAQQTQVVKVRLDELKSKVNPVMPVEQKPDLTPQKTEEKIAPSEGEVLTDLWATPG, via the coding sequence ATGAGAACATTAATGAATTTGGACCTGTTACGCGAGGTCGATGCCTGGGGACGTCAATTTGAACAACTCTTAACTGAACAACCCCCGTGCCAACGTCCCGAAATGGGTAGAGTGTGGCAACCGGCGATCGAACTGGAAGAAACTGAGAACAGCTTTGTATTGCGGGTGGAAGTGCCTGGGTTAACTGGAGAGGAGATTGACGTGCAAGCGAGTCGCTTTCAAGTGGCGATCGCTGCCCAACGTCAGCCACCCACTCCGGTGAGTCAGAACAGCGGTTATCTCCGTTCTGAACTCAATTACGGCAAGTTGCGTCGGGTCGTCCCCTTGCCGAAACCCATTGTGCCGGACCGCATTGAAGCTCAGTTAAACAATGGCATTCTCACCTTAACCTTGCCGAAATTTTCCGCCCAACAAACCCAGGTGGTCAAGGTGCGGTTGGATGAACTCAAATCCAAGGTTAACCCCGTGATGCCGGTAGAGCAGAAACCGGATCTAACCCCACAGAAAACTGAGGAAAAAATTGCTCCCAGCGAGGGTGAAGTGTTAACCGACTTATGGGCAACCCCAGGGTAA
- a CDS encoding homospermidine biosynthesis protein: protein MSQMIDRKIAPAPMTENVSVVDLIDSYFTAYNSARLREICHLLTQKVMREGVTVGLSLSGAMTPAGFGVSALAPLIRNGFIDYIISTGANLYHDIHYGLGLNLYAGNPFVDDIKLREEGHIRIYDIIFDYDVLLETDAFIRTILRAEPFQKRMGTAEFHYLLGKYVSEIEKQRGVEHSCLLATAYECGVPIYTSSPGDSSIGMNVAALALEGSELIIDPAIDVNETAAIAYGARDPNQDFPGESAAFILGGGSPKNFLLQTQPQIHEVLGLEERGHDYFIQITDARPDTGGLSGATPSEAVSWGKVDPNELPNTVVCYTDSTIALPILTAYVMNQCPARSLKRLYDRRQEMLTKLQLDYQLAQAKKSERTAPPVSERPEPVATYPCGTPIRKGRG, encoded by the coding sequence ATGTCTCAAATGATAGATCGCAAAATTGCACCCGCCCCCATGACCGAGAACGTGAGCGTCGTGGACTTAATTGATAGTTACTTCACCGCTTATAATTCCGCTCGGTTGCGGGAAATCTGTCACCTGCTGACCCAAAAGGTGATGCGTGAAGGGGTGACTGTGGGACTGAGCCTATCTGGGGCCATGACTCCGGCGGGATTTGGGGTGTCAGCCTTAGCACCGCTGATCCGCAACGGCTTTATTGATTACATCATCAGTACCGGCGCAAATCTGTATCACGATATCCATTACGGACTGGGATTAAACCTCTATGCGGGAAATCCGTTCGTGGATGATATCAAACTGCGCGAAGAAGGTCATATTCGGATCTATGACATCATTTTTGACTACGATGTCTTGTTAGAAACTGATGCCTTTATTCGGACGATTTTGCGCGCCGAACCGTTTCAGAAGCGGATGGGAACGGCAGAATTTCATTATCTGCTGGGCAAATATGTCAGTGAAATTGAGAAGCAGCGCGGGGTAGAGCATTCTTGCTTGCTGGCAACGGCGTATGAGTGCGGGGTGCCGATTTATACCTCCTCGCCGGGAGATAGCTCGATCGGGATGAATGTGGCGGCGCTTGCTCTCGAAGGGTCGGAATTAATCATTGATCCGGCGATCGATGTCAACGAAACAGCGGCGATCGCATACGGTGCCCGGGACCCCAACCAAGACTTCCCCGGAGAAAGTGCCGCCTTTATTCTCGGTGGCGGTTCTCCGAAAAACTTCCTCCTGCAAACCCAACCCCAAATTCACGAGGTCCTGGGTTTAGAAGAACGGGGTCATGACTACTTCATCCAGATTACCGATGCCCGTCCCGATACCGGCGGTTTATCTGGGGCCACCCCCTCGGAAGCCGTAAGCTGGGGCAAAGTTGACCCCAATGAACTACCCAATACCGTAGTTTGCTACACCGACAGCACGATCGCCTTGCCGATTCTCACCGCTTATGTGATGAATCAGTGCCCCGCGCGTTCCCTCAAACGCTTGTACGATCGCCGCCAGGAAATGTTAACCAAACTGCAATTAGACTACCAATTGGCGCAAGCGAAAAAATCCGAACGCACCGCCCCCCCCGTTTCTGAAAGACCCGAACCTGTTGCCACTTATCCTTGTGGTACGCCCATCCGCAAGGGCCGTGGTTAG
- the rplS gene encoding 50S ribosomal protein L19 gives MKAEQIIRAIEAEQLKTDLPQIYVGDSVRVGVRIREAGKERTQPYEGVVIAMRNGGINETITVRRVFQGVGVERVFLVHSPRIESIKILRRGKARRAKLYYLRDRVGKATRIKQRFDRPI, from the coding sequence ATGAAGGCTGAACAGATTATCCGTGCCATTGAGGCGGAACAGTTAAAAACGGACCTCCCCCAGATTTACGTTGGTGACAGCGTAAGAGTGGGAGTCAGAATTAGAGAAGCGGGCAAAGAAAGAACCCAGCCTTACGAGGGCGTGGTGATTGCCATGCGCAATGGTGGGATTAACGAAACCATTACCGTGCGCCGTGTTTTCCAAGGGGTTGGGGTAGAGCGAGTCTTTTTGGTGCATTCCCCCCGGATTGAGAGCATCAAAATATTGCGCCGGGGTAAAGCGCGACGGGCGAAGCTGTACTATCTGCGCGATCGCGTGGGTAAAGCCACCCGCATCAAACAACGGTTTGACCGCCCTATCTAA